In Methanothermobacter tenebrarum, the sequence ATATTCTCTTTAAGTTTTTTCGTGGATAAAAAAACTCCTAGGCTGCTGAGTATGAGGAGATTTTTTTCTCCCAGGATTTCTTTAAGCATCCATACGACGCTCGTTTTACCTTTAACTCCTGTAACCTCTATTATAGGGGTTTTAGCTAGTTTTTCATCCTTTGATAGGAGGAATTTCACTATTTCATGGTGTGTGTAGTCGACTTTTAGGTTGAGGGGGCAGTGGATTGGTGCTATTATTCTCAGATTATCTGATTCTGGGATTCTGTTAACGAGTTTTATCCCCTCTTCTGTGAGGATTTTTTTATTTTCCTCATTGAGGCTATTGTAGATGTCCCATGCAAATACCTTCCTACAATGTTCTCTGAGTGCGAGTGCTATTGTGACACCACCATGAGTAAGATCCACCACCAGTGCTTCCATTATTATACGACCCTATCACCTTCTGGGGGGTGTCATCATGTGGGGGTCTATGGTCGTCGGATACGATCCCCCCCTACTCCCTAGTGGGTGTTATACCCCCCTCGATTAGTTTTTCTCTAACCTTCTTGTAGAAGTCTTTACTCAACCTTACAAAGTAGGCCTTGTTCTTAGACTTTTGAAAAATCAGTTCTTCCATATAATTTATCTCTTCCTTGAATTGTCCATCAACCACTGCTATGGCCTTTTTACCCTTTTTTAATAATTTTATCCTGATTTTGCTCTCGTCAGATACTACTAGGGGCCTTGCACTTAATTTGAAAGGGCATATTGGGACTATTATGAATGCTTCTACTCTTGGGTCCACAATGGGGCCCCCAGCCGACATGGAGTATGCTGTGGAGCCGCTTGGAGTCGCCACTATTATCCCATCAGCTCTTAACTCCTCAACAACCTCATCATCGACTAATATTTGAATGTGTAACATCTTCGCCGGTTCTCTTGTCATCATAACAACTTCGTTGAGTGCTGATGGCAATCTACCATGATGGTAGACGTCCAATTGTGTTCGCTCCTCTATTATATAATTTCCCTCCAGGACCTCCCTAAGTTCCTGGAATACACTCTTGGGGTCGATCTCTGTTAAAAACCCGACCGTACCCATATTCACTCCGAGTAAGGGTATCCCCTTCCCCTCTATGAAGCTTTGGGTGCGTAGTATTGTCCCATCCCCTCCAATGGTCACGATAATGTCAACGTCCATTTCCTCTAAATCCTTTGCCAGGTCCTTGAATTCCGGGATTTTATCTGCTAGTGAAGTGTCAATGGATACCTCAACACCATTCTCTATTAAAAATTCAATGACCTTCCTTGCTAGTTCAATGGCCCTGGGAATGTCAAGGCGTGCCACCACACCCATACGCATTAGATAACCTCCAATGCTTTCATTATCTCCTGGTGTAATTGCCTGTTCCCAGCTGCTATAAGTGAAGTACGCTCCTTAACATTTAAGAGACCATTGAGGGGATCCCCCCTTTCGGTGGTGACTATACCCCCAGCTTCTTCGACTATTAACTTTGAAGCTGCTATGTCAACCACCCTCAGATTTCCTCGCAAGTCCATGAACGCATCATATGCGCCATTGGCAACATATGAAAGTTCCAATGCCACCGAGCCTAGTATTCTCATCCTACGGATAATACGACATATATTATCGATCTTGGGGAATTTAGTACCATAGATGAAGGCGCCCATTGAAGATTCTTCCAATGATTCCTGTCCGGATGGTTTTATCCTTTCATCATTTAAATATGCTCCATGTCCCCTCATGGCCTCGTAAATGTCATCAGTGGCGAAATTTTTAACAAAACCCATCTTCACATCATTTAATGAAGGTAGAACATCACTGGAATGGTATTCTGCGATTGCAATGGATATGCCATAGAATGGTATGTTCTTGATAGCGTTTGTAGTTCCATCAAGAGGATCCACAACGAATATTATCTGAGGCTCCGAATCTCCTTCTCCTATTTTTAGGTATCCTATCTCTTCGCTGATTAATGTGACCGGTCTCCCAGTATTTTCCAGAACATTTATGGTTTCATCCTCAGCTACAAGGTCTATTAGTTTTGTTGGCGTGCCATCAACGCCCATTTTTATTATTTCACCCGCTTCTTCTTTACCCACGAGGGGAGCTATGGCCTTTTGCACTTGTTCAGCCATTTTGAGCGCTATACTCCTCCAATAATAAATGTCAGATTTTTTCATTCCCACAACACCCAAGAGGATCCCTCATTATAAGTATACTAGCGCCGCTACTACAGCACCACATTCTTTGACTTTATGGTTTATTTCTTCTACTATTAAGTTCTTTATTTTTTCACCCCTCCTTCTCATCATATATTCAACCATAAAAATGGCATCCTCCCTTACAATCCTAGGATCCTTGTTTATCCCACTATTCTCAGCCACACACCCTATATTATCAGATAATGCAACTGCTATGGCAGCTGATATAAGATCCCCCCTGTTATCTGAGATGCTATGGGAGAGCACACAATTAACTGTTGAACCCACCTCGAAGGATGGTAATCCAACTACCCGTGCACTGGCAGGGATTATACTTGAAACCTTTATAAGGTTCACATCACCGATCCCAGCATCTAGAAGAGCATTATCAAAGGCATTTAACCTGGTAGGCCCTTCACTCCTTCCTGATGTAATTGAAACCTTCATACTCATCACTAACCTAAAATTGTGGGGTAAGTGGTAGGTTTTATATAGGGTTGGTAACACTAATAATATAAAAAAATCCTTTATCAGTTTTTTCATATTATCCTATCTAGGAGGTATAATAAGATGTCAAAGAAGGTAGTGGAAGTCAAAAATTTGAAGGTTGGAAAATACGTGATCATAGATGACGAACCATCAAAGATCATGAACATATCAACATCATCACCAGGAAAACATGGCTCCGCCAAGGCCCGTATAGAGGCTATAGGCATATTCGACAATCAGAAGAGGAGCATAGTAAAACCAGTTGATGCAAAGATAGAAATACCCATAATTGATAAAAGAACGGCCCAAGTATTGGCTATTATGGGTGATGACGTCCAATTAATGGACCTTGAAACCTATGAAACATTTGAGACACCCATCCCCGCAGATTTGAAGGATAAACTCGTTGAAGGGAGCGAGGTAGAATATATCACCACAATGGGTAAAAATAAACTTATGAGAGTTAAATGAAATGTTCCTATACTTGGAGGATTCCTCAAAATTTGCTTTTTCAAGGAGAGAATCCTTTAAAGAATTCTTATCATCCCAAGATGGGGAAGCCTTCGGGATGCTGGGCATCCCCTTCGATTCCACAGCAACCTACATGCCAGGGGCTAGATTCGGCCCCTCAGCCATCAGAGAAGCATCCTACAATTTTGAAGGGTATAATCTAACATTTAACAGGGAGCTTAAGGCTCCCATTTTCGATTTGGGTGATGTTAGCGTCGTGGCAGGAGACTTCAAAGAAACATCAAAGAGGATAATAGACACACTAACCAGACTCCTATCCCATGATCTTAAACCCCTAATACTTGGAGGAGAACATACAATAACCTACCCCATTTTAAAGACCATCCAATCCAGGGACAATCCCACTATTATCCATTTTGATGCCCACATGGACATGAGAGACCATTATAATGGAAAATTCACACATGCAACAGTAATGAGGAGAGTATACGAACTCGAACCTCAGGATATAATCATGATAGGCGTTAGATCCGCGTCCAGAGAAGAAATAGAATTCGTCAAGGAGCATGAGATTGAATATTACACCTCGCAGATGATCCAAGAGAATATAGAAGAGGTGACGAGCAAACTTAGAAGTATCAAAGACCCAGTATATGTAACAGTTGACATGGACGTCCTCGACCCCTCCCACGCCCCAATGGTAGGTAACCCAACCCCATGTGGACTTACACCATTCCATATGGAAAAATTCATTGAAACCATAAGCAGGAAAGATATAATGGGCGTTGATATAGTGGAGGTCACATCCCCAGTGAAGGGTGATCAGACCGGACTCAACGCTGCCAAGATCCTCCATGATCTACTATCCCTAAAATCATAAGAGGTGCACCCACATATGAACACCAGAGAAGTTGAACTTTCAGGTCATATAATTGACAGCCTAATCCTCCCCAAGGTCCTAGATGTGATAATGGATATGGGTGGAGACTTCAAGATACTTGAATTTGAGATCGGTAAAAGGAAGACAGATCCAAGCTATGCTAAAATACTCGTATCTGCTAAAACACCATCCCATTTAAACAAGATACTCGATGAATTAAGCGAGATAGGCGCATCAATAGCAGAGATAAAAGAAGTGGAACTCCGAGCAGCTGAAAAAGATAAAGTATTACCTGCTGGTTTTTACTCCACAACAAACCATCCCACCTTCATCTTCTATGAAGGAGAATGGAGACCAGTCCAGGACATTGAAATGGACTGTATGATAGTAGTAGACCCCAAGACAAAAACCGCAAAATGTAAACCAATAGGGGAAATAAAAAAAGGAGACCTAGTAGTCGTTGGAAGAGAAGGTATAAGAGTATCCCCACCAGAGAGGCCACGTGGCAAAAAGGGGATCTTTGAATTCATGGGGAGCGCCGTATCATCTGAAAAACCCCTCATCGCCACCATCAAGAGGATAGCATCCGAGATAACAAAAGTGAAAAATAATAAGGGTAAAATCGCCCTCGTAGCGGGACCGGCTGTAGTGCACACAGGATCGGCCCCCATAGTCGCCGAGATGATACGTGAAGGTTTTATTGACGTACTATTCGCAGGTAATGCCCTTGCAACCCACGATATCGAAAACGCCCTCTATGGCACATCCCTAGGCATCTGCGTCAAAACCGGCGAATCAGTAAGCAGAGGCCACCATCATCATATTTATGCCATAAACGAGATTAACAGGGCAGGTTCCATAAAGGCAGCAGTCAAAAAGGGCATACTAAAAGAGGGTATAATGTATGAATGCGTCAAGAATAACATCCCATTTGTACTTGCCGGGTCCATAAGGGATGACGGACCCCTCCCCGATGTTATAACAGATGTTGTTGAAGCCCAGAATGAAATGCGACGCTATATTAGAGAAGTTGACATGGTACTGATGATAGCTACCATGCTCCATTCAATAGCCGTGGGAAACCTCCTACCATCCCATGTTAAAAGCATATGCGTAGATATAAACCCCGCAGCAGTGACAAAACTCGCTGATCGGGGCAGCTCACAGGTTGTGGGTGTTGTAACAGATGTGGGGGCGTTCTTACCCATACTCTGGGAGGAAATCAAAAAGAACAAGTGATAAAATTGCTAAAAGGGAATATACTAAATGTCTTCACAGGAGACATATACCCCGCCGAGATCATCATCGAAGATGGTATAATCAAGATCGTAAGAAAAATAAAAGGAGATTTTGACGGAATCCTACTCCCAGGTTTCATAGACTCACATACACACATCGAAAGTTCATTAATGACACCATCATCCTTCGCAGAGGCCACCATACCCCACGGGACCACAGCAGTGATAAGCGACCCCCATGAAATAGCCAACGTAATGGGCCTTGAAGGGATAGAATTCATGATAGAAGACTCAAAGAGGGTCCCCTTAAAATTCTTTTTCACAGCACCATCATGCGTACCCGCAACAGAATTCGAAACAGCAGGTGCAAGGATAGGAGCCAACAAAATAAAAAACCTCCTTGAAAGGGATGAGATAGTAGCCCTGGGGGAGATGATGGATTTCCCAAGTGTCATAGCAGAAAACCCAGAGGCCATCAGGAAGATAAAAGCCGCGAAGAAAGCGTGCAAGCCCATAGATGGACATGCACCACTCCTATCAGGGGATGATCTTTGCAAGTATGTGGAGAAGGGGATATCAACCGATCACGAGTCCGTATACGCGGAAGAAGCCCTGGAAAAGAAGGAACTGGGAATGAAGATCATGATAAGGGAAGGTTCATCCGCGAAGAACCTCCAAGAACTTGCAAGCATCGGCGGGGACTTCCTAGTATCTGACGACATGGAACCCGGGGACCTCATCGAAGGCCATATGGACGCTATCCTCAGAAAGGCCATCGAATATGGTATAGATGAGGCAGAGGCTGTTCGGATGGTCACAATAAACCCCGCAGAACACTACTCAT encodes:
- a CDS encoding NAD(+) kinase, which encodes MRMGVVARLDIPRAIELARKVIEFLIENGVEVSIDTSLADKIPEFKDLAKDLEEMDVDIIVTIGGDGTILRTQSFIEGKGIPLLGVNMGTVGFLTEIDPKSVFQELREVLEGNYIIEERTQLDVYHHGRLPSALNEVVMMTREPAKMLHIQILVDDEVVEELRADGIIVATPSGSTAYSMSAGGPIVDPRVEAFIIVPICPFKLSARPLVVSDESKIRIKLLKKGKKAIAVVDGQFKEEINYMEELIFQKSKNKAYFVRLSKDFYKKVREKLIEGGITPTRE
- a CDS encoding bifunctional fructose-bisphosphatase/inositol-phosphate phosphatase; its protein translation is MKKSDIYYWRSIALKMAEQVQKAIAPLVGKEEAGEIIKMGVDGTPTKLIDLVAEDETINVLENTGRPVTLISEEIGYLKIGEGDSEPQIIFVVDPLDGTTNAIKNIPFYGISIAIAEYHSSDVLPSLNDVKMGFVKNFATDDIYEAMRGHGAYLNDERIKPSGQESLEESSMGAFIYGTKFPKIDNICRIIRRMRILGSVALELSYVANGAYDAFMDLRGNLRVVDIAASKLIVEEAGGIVTTERGDPLNGLLNVKERTSLIAAGNRQLHQEIMKALEVI
- a CDS encoding pyruvoyl-dependent arginine decarboxylase codes for the protein MKVSITSGRSEGPTRLNAFDNALLDAGIGDVNLIKVSSIIPASARVVGLPSFEVGSTVNCVLSHSISDNRGDLISAAIAVALSDNIGCVAENSGINKDPRIVREDAIFMVEYMMRRRGEKIKNLIVEEINHKVKECGAVVAALVYL
- a CDS encoding translation initiation factor IF-5A, with the translated sequence MSKKVVEVKNLKVGKYVIIDDEPSKIMNISTSSPGKHGSAKARIEAIGIFDNQKRSIVKPVDAKIEIPIIDKRTAQVLAIMGDDVQLMDLETYETFETPIPADLKDKLVEGSEVEYITTMGKNKLMRVK
- the speB gene encoding agmatinase, with the translated sequence MFLYLEDSSKFAFSRRESFKEFLSSQDGEAFGMLGIPFDSTATYMPGARFGPSAIREASYNFEGYNLTFNRELKAPIFDLGDVSVVAGDFKETSKRIIDTLTRLLSHDLKPLILGGEHTITYPILKTIQSRDNPTIIHFDAHMDMRDHYNGKFTHATVMRRVYELEPQDIIMIGVRSASREEIEFVKEHEIEYYTSQMIQENIEEVTSKLRSIKDPVYVTVDMDVLDPSHAPMVGNPTPCGLTPFHMEKFIETISRKDIMGVDIVEVTSPVKGDQTGLNAAKILHDLLSLKS
- a CDS encoding TIGR00300 family protein — protein: MNTREVELSGHIIDSLILPKVLDVIMDMGGDFKILEFEIGKRKTDPSYAKILVSAKTPSHLNKILDELSEIGASIAEIKEVELRAAEKDKVLPAGFYSTTNHPTFIFYEGEWRPVQDIEMDCMIVVDPKTKTAKCKPIGEIKKGDLVVVGREGIRVSPPERPRGKKGIFEFMGSAVSSEKPLIATIKRIASEITKVKNNKGKIALVAGPAVVHTGSAPIVAEMIREGFIDVLFAGNALATHDIENALYGTSLGICVKTGESVSRGHHHHIYAINEINRAGSIKAAVKKGILKEGIMYECVKNNIPFVLAGSIRDDGPLPDVITDVVEAQNEMRRYIREVDMVLMIATMLHSIAVGNLLPSHVKSICVDINPAAVTKLADRGSSQVVGVVTDVGAFLPILWEEIKKNK
- the ade gene encoding adenine deaminase; this translates as MIKLLKGNILNVFTGDIYPAEIIIEDGIIKIVRKIKGDFDGILLPGFIDSHTHIESSLMTPSSFAEATIPHGTTAVISDPHEIANVMGLEGIEFMIEDSKRVPLKFFFTAPSCVPATEFETAGARIGANKIKNLLERDEIVALGEMMDFPSVIAENPEAIRKIKAAKKACKPIDGHAPLLSGDDLCKYVEKGISTDHESVYAEEALEKKELGMKIMIREGSSAKNLQELASIGGDFLVSDDMEPGDLIEGHMDAILRKAIEYGIDEAEAVRMVTINPAEHYSLDCGAIAPGRSADIVLVDNLKNFTVKKVFINGELVAKDGEKLFKTMGEKRTPPQGKIRIKGLKSSRLEIQAPGDRARVRVIKVFEGQIITSESVHELPIIDGIIQPLPEDDILKASVIDRYGHGNIGNGFVKGFGIKEGALASTIAHDSHNLIVVGTSTNYMMEAVEILRTGGGLIAVAPDEYMHLKLPVAGLMSHERVNILACKARQLNDFVADMGSSLSNPFMTMSFLSLLVIPQLRLSDKGLFNVEERRFVDPILS